The proteins below are encoded in one region of Brachionichthys hirsutus isolate HB-005 chromosome 12, CSIRO-AGI_Bhir_v1, whole genome shotgun sequence:
- the irs2b gene encoding LOW QUALITY PROTEIN: insulin receptor substrate 2 (The sequence of the model RefSeq protein was modified relative to this genomic sequence to represent the inferred CDS: inserted 2 bases in 2 codons), with amino-acid sequence MASPPNTEPPLLPGSADVKKCGFLKKQKHGHKRFFVLKEPSEGFPARLEYYESEKKWRNKSVAKRVILLDCCLNVSKRADAKHKHLVALYTRDEYFAVAADNEQEQESWYRVLLDLMAEGKVCDASASSSASSLLGFDEASYGVITPVSAAYKEVWQVNVKSKGLGQSRSLTGVYRLCLSSRTISFVKRNTEAASVVLQLMNIRRCGHSDSFFFMEVGRSAATGPGELWMQADDSVVAQNIHETILEAMKAMKELSEFRPRSKSQSSGTNPISVPTRRHLNNLPPSQTGLPRRSRTDSMAATSPVSKFSSCRIRTASEGDGTMTRPMSVNGSPLSPGAHRTPLSRSHTITTRPCRTFESSSLQHSKSMSMPLSHSPSMATPSPGTVTSGADTGAPRPSSCSVSFSGSPSDAGFISCEEYGSSPADARDPKLTLTLRSNTPESLKADTPPSRDGGELDGYMVMERQNQNGYRLLSELEKAYRKRTYSLTTPRQQRGPPQVSSASLDEYTLMRATHSSGSLMFRKCHTASPKGTYAEEYRDVQKNASSLQGASGYMPMMPGVVPQTFGSKNDPYMPMSPMCVSAPKQIIKPRSHSSSVVLTPRTESPGSLEDSGYMRMWCGTKMSVESNDGRFPNGEYLNMSPADPLVSLTPPDYIHSPLGGDAHPQHHRQPYFYSALPHPLKGQLQRNGSIDTDQYVVMSLQKQRIEEESNYCPICPGDSAPSGSPGTPGTAYSAPPPLRVARTDAHNTRVCRPNRLALEFLKTLPCMSEHPLPPEPRSPGEYINIDFSDAAHDLASAAASVNVTCTEKGALPFSDYANVDLSSPGHLEPQQVRDSSSTGGLNHKPEILTLPSLTTNQKSKQRIEEREEVKSSEGQVEETLSLVCQPALVKDDYTEMTFRPPAALPTLCPTDVAALPSCPTACIQRLSLDNGVPXVPLDTFLLGGPKLSATLIDPNSGVKVIRADPQGRRRHSSETFSSTTTVTPVCPSFAHDAKRHSSASVENVSHAVCSSEGSDEDHGGNSPMCREMSAGYQNGLNYIALNLMEGNLRGCGLGDCGGLLRFKAPCGCKGGXNAFDTSPYVGLGFKETAAAAVKE; translated from the exons ATGGCGAGTCCGCCCAACACAGAACCGCCGCTGCTGCCCGGCTCCGCCGACGTGAAGAAATGCGGCTTTCTGAAGAAGCAGAAACACGGACACAAGCGCTTCTTCGTGCTGAAGGAGCCCAGCGAGGGCTTCCCCGCCCGGCTGGAGTACTACGAGAGCGAGAAGAAATGGAGAAACAAATCGGTGGCCAAGAGGGTGATCCTTCTGGACTGCTGCCTCAACGTCAGCAAGAGAGCCGACGCGAAGCACAAACACCTCGTCGCGCTCTACACCAGGGACGAGTACTTCGCCGTGGCGGCGGACAacgagcaggagcaggagagcTGGTACCGGGTGCTGCTGGATCTCATGGCGGAGGGGAAAGTGTGCGACGCGTCGGCGTCCAGCTCCGCGTCCTCGCTGCTCGGCTTCGACGAGGCGAGCTACGGCGTAATTACGCCGGTTTCCGCCGCCTACAAGGAGGTCTGGCAGGTGAATGTGAAGTCCAAAGGCTTGGGGCAGAGCAGGAGTTTGACCGGCGTCTACAGGCTCTGCCTCTCCAGCCGGACCATCAGCTTCGTGAAGCGCAACACGGAGGCTGCGTCCGTCGTCCTGCAGCTGATGAACATCCGGAGGTGCGGCCACTCCGACAGCTTCTTCTTCATGGAGGTCGGCCGCTCCGCGGCCACGGGTCCGGGGGAGCTGTGGATGCAGGCGGACGATTCCGTGGTGGCGCAAAACATCCACGAAACTATTTTGGAGGCGATGAAAGCCATGAAGGAGCTGTCGGAATTCCGCCCCCGCAGCAAGAGCCAGTCATCTGGTACGAATCCCATCTCTGTGCCCACTAGGCGGCACCTGAACAATCTGCCCCCCAGCCAGACCGGACTGCCCCGGAGGTCGCGCACCGACAGCATGGCGGCGACCTCCCCCGTGAGCAAATTCTCCTCCTGTCGAATACGCACGGCCAGCGAGGGCGACGGCACCATGACCCGCCCGATGTCGGTGAACGGCAGCCCCCTCAGCCCAGGGGCCCACCGGACCCCCCTGAGCCGGTCCCACACCATCACAACCCGCCCCTGCAGGACGTTTGAATCTTCGTCCCTCCAGCACAGTAAGTCCATGTCCATGCCTCTGTCTCACTCGCCATCCATGGCGACCCCAAGCCCGGGGACCGTGACCTCCGGCGCAGACACCGGTGCGCCTCGcccctccagctgcagcgtCTCCTTCTCAGGCTCCCCCAGCGACGCGGGCTTCATATCATGTGAAGAGTACGGCTCGAGTCCTGCGGATGCACGGGACCCGAAGCTGACGCTTACCCTCCGCAGTAACACCCCAGAGTCCCTCAAAGCCGACACACCCCCGTCCCGGGATGGCGGTGAGCTGGACGGCTACATGGTGATGGAGCGGCAGAATCAGAACGGCTATCGGCTGTTGTCTGAGCTGGAAAAAGCTTATCGCAAGCGCACGTATTCCCTCACCACTCCCCGCCAACAGAGAGGCCCCCCACAAGTATCCTCAGCCTCTTTGGACGAGTATACACTTATGAGGGCTACTCACAGCAGCGGAAGCCTGATGTTTCGCAAGTGCCACACTGCCTCGCCTAAAGGGACCTACGCTGAGGAATACCGGGACGTTCAGAAGAATGCCAGCAGTCTCCAAGGCGCCAGCGGCTACATGCCCATGATGCCAGGTGTAGTGCCTCAGACGTTTGGGTCCAAGAATGACCCCTACATGCCCATGAGCCCCATGTGTGTTTCGGCTCCGAAACAGATCATCAAACCACGTTCCCACTCTTCTTCGGTGGTGCTGACCCCGCGCACAGAGTCCCCCGGGAGTCTGGAGGACAGTGGCTACATGCGGATGTGGTGTGGAACCAAGATGTCAGTGGAGAGCAATGATGGAAGGTTTCCCAATGGAGAGTACCTGAACATGTCTCCTGCTGACCCTCTGGTGTCTCTTACGCCCCCGGACTACATCCACAGTCCTCTAGGAGGAGACGCCCACCCTCAGCATCACAGACAGCCTTATTTTTATAGCGCTCTGCCACACCCCCTTAAAGGACAATTACAACGCAATGGATCCATCGACACCGACCAGTATGTTGTGATGAGTTTACAGAAACAACGGATAGAGGAGGAATCCAACTATTGTCCCATCTGTCCAGGAGACTCTGCGCCCAGCGGCTCTCCAGGGACACCGGGAACCGCTTACTCTGCCCCACCTCCCCTTAGAGTTGCTCGGACAGATGCGCACAACACCAGGGTGTGTCGGCCCAACCGCCTGGCTCTGGAATTCCTCAAAACACTCCCGTGTATGAGTGAACATCCCCTTCCCCCAGAGCCACGCAGCCCCGGAGAGTACATCAACATAGACTTCAGCGACGCCGCTCACGACCTGGCATCCGCCGCGGCCTCTGTGAATGTAACGTGCACGGAGAAGGGAGCGCTGCCGTTCTCGGACTATGCTAATGTTGACCTTAGCTCTCCGGGTCACCTTGAACCACAGCAGGTCAGGGATTCCTCCTCTACAGGGGGCTTAAATCACAAGCCTGAGATCTTGACTCTCCCGAGTTTGACGACCAACCAGAAATCCAAACAGAGAAttgaagagagagaagaagtaAAAAGCTCTGAGGGGCAGGTGGAGGAGACGCTGAGCCTGGTTTGTCAGCCTGCGCTCGTCAAGGATGACTACACTGAGATGACTTTCAGACCTCCTGCCGCTCTGCCCACTCTGTGCCCCACTGATGTGGCTGCCCTCCCCAGCTGTCCCACTGCATGCATCCAGAGACTCAGCCTTGATAATGGGGTCC CTGTGCCGTTGGACACATTCCTCCTTGGGGGTCCTAAATTATCTGCGACCCTCATCGATCCAAACAGCGGGGTGAAAGTGATCCGGGCTGACCCTCAGGGGCGTCGACGGCACAGTTCAGAgaccttctcctccaccaccaccgtCACGCCCGTGTGCCCATCCTTTGCCCACGACGCCAAACGGCACAGCTCGGCTTCCGTGGAGAATGTGTCCCACGCCGTCTGCAGCTCTGAGGGGTCCGACGAAGACCATGGCGGCAACAGCCCCATGTGCCGGGAGATGTCAGCCGGCTATCAAAATGGACTCAACTACATCGCCTTAAACTTGATGGAGGGGAACCTTCGAGGATGTGGTCTCGGGGACTGCGGCGGACTCCTGAGGTTCAAGGCACCCTGCGGCTGTAAGGGGG CGAACGCCTTCGACACGAGCCCATACGTCGGCCTGGGCTTCAAAGAGACGGCGGCCGCTGCTGTGAAAG AATGA